The Campylobacter concisus genome contains the following window.
TTTTACACCTATTTGCTCCAAATATTTTGGCGAAGTAAAATTTAGAAAAATTTCTGGCTGATAGTTTGTCTCACGAAACGGCGCAGATGTCCTTGTTATCTGCCACCAAGATGTCTGCGTGTAGGCAGCCACAAGGCTCTCTCTAAATCCAAACAGGTCATAAAATAACGGCTTTGCAAGGCTTATTTGAAACTTAGTTTCAACGCTCTTTCGCTCATCGTTTGGCACATTTTTAGCATAAGTTACTGGCAAAAGGTAGTTAAATTTATAAAGCTCGATACCAAGTGCGTTTTGTAAATTTTTAACACTTTTATCTTCTCTTAAAAGATCAGCTTGCTTTAGCTTTGCCTCTCTTAGCGCTGGCTCGCTCTCTTGCACATTTTGCACCGCTTTTTGCTCGCTTAAAGAGCTTTTGGCTAGCTCTTTATAAATTTGCATCGCAGCCTTTATGTCACCGCTTTGCTCCAGCTCTTGTGCTCTTTTAAAATCATCTAGCCCACTTGCCATCAAAAAACTAAGGCAAAGGCTTAAAAATAATAAAATTTTACTCATCATCTATCTTCTTTTCTTGGATTTTCTTTGCCATTTCGTATTCGTCAGGGAAATTAACATTAAAAAACTGCTCACTATCTTTAAAATTTATGACTTTGCATTTACAGCTTTTTCTCAAAAGTCCGATTTTATGCTCATTTTTTAAATAGAACTCATGAGCCAAAGTGGCAAGCCCTGGGCTAAAAAAACCACAAAGCGAGTGAATGTGCTCATTATCACTAGCCACAACCATGTCAAATTCATCTTTAAATTTAGCAAGCTCCTCCAAACTTTTAAGATCAAAAAATGGCATATCAGCTGGTATCACAAAAACACTATGATCAAAATTTTTAAGAATGGAGTAAAGTGCGAGCATTGGCGAATAGTTATCGCTATTTTCATCTTTTATAAGCTTTAGTGGCGGGCTAAATTTTTCAAATTTTGAGCTTACATAAACTTCGTCAAAAACTTTGCTAAATTTCGCAACCTCATAATGAGTAAGCGTCTTAAAACCACCAAATGGCAAAAGTGTCTTATCT
Protein-coding sequences here:
- a CDS encoding phospholipase A, giving the protein MSKILLFLSLCLSFLMASGLDDFKRAQELEQSGDIKAAMQIYKELAKSSLSEQKAVQNVQESEPALREAKLKQADLLREDKSVKNLQNALGIELYKFNYLLPVTYAKNVPNDERKSVETKFQISLAKPLFYDLFGFRESLVAAYTQTSWWQITRTSAPFRETNYQPEIFLNFTSPKYLEQIGVKNLKFGLLHESNGRDGSNSRSWNRAYVQSDFVFGKLSISPRAWMVVGNKGDNKDILKYIGHGDVRLSYNLNEHIFSLMLRNNLHFDKTNKGAAEISYMFPIFSTGVYGYLQYFTGYGESLIDYNRHTDKFGLGFVILK
- a CDS encoding molybdenum cofactor guanylyltransferase; this translates as MQTCVILAGGKSSRMGQDKTLLPFGGFKTLTHYEVAKFSKVFDEVYVSSKFEKFSPPLKLIKDENSDNYSPMLALYSILKNFDHSVFVIPADMPFFDLKSLEELAKFKDEFDMVVASDNEHIHSLCGFFSPGLATLAHEFYLKNEHKIGLLRKSCKCKVINFKDSEQFFNVNFPDEYEMAKKIQEKKIDDE